Genomic segment of Fibrobacter sp. UWH6:
AAAATCTCCTTAGGCCCCTTGCCCGTTTTGTAGCATCTACCTACATTACTGTCCGACGCGTTTCTCTATCGAATGGAGAAGTGCGTCTTTTTTTATTCTAAGTTTTCAGAATTGAGAAGACGCCTCTAGCAAGAATAATTAGAAACAAGAGGTGCCGTATGACGAATGTTCAAAAAGGTTGTGTCAATATATGGATAGATGAGGTAGTCCCTTGTCTTAAGGATTCTGAAACGGGCGAGATAAAAGAAACATTTGTATTCAGGGTCGAAAGCAAGGCTTGCATTAAGACATTTACCGAGAAGAATGGGTGGGGAATCGATTGGGAGACAATCCCCAAAGACGTCAAAATCTACGCTCTAGTTTTAAAGGATGATAATCAGATTCAAGGTCTTGTCGGAATCAAGAAAGACGATGTTATGAAGGCAGCTTACCTGCATTGGGCTTGTACCGCTCCATGGAACAACAAGCATGTTCTTGGTACGCAGAAGTATAGCGGCGTCGGAGGTCATTTATTTGCAATAGCGGTGGACGGATGAAAAGCTACGTAATACCGCGACAAATGAAGGTGAAAAACCGAATCTATTTGTTTTGGATATTATGCTTCCCGGTGAAGATGGTCTGAGCATCCTAAAGAGATTGCGTGCACAGTCTTTCACCAGTCAGGTTCCTGTAATGATGCTGACTGCGAAGGGTACGGAGCTGGATAAGGTGAAGGGGCTGGATTTGGGGGCTGACGATTACTTGACAATCGCCATATTGTTTCTGTAGAGGGCCATACTCGCGATTTGACGTTTAAGGAATACGAACTTTTAAAGTTGCTAATGCAACGCCCAGGCATTGTTTTTAGCCGCCAAGAAATTATGGAACGTGTGTGGGGTGTTGATTTCACACTGGAAACCCGCACGGTGGATATGCATGTAAAAACCTTGCGCCAGAAACTTGGTGAAAAAAATGATATCATCAAGACCATTCGAAACGTGGGCTATAAGGCGGAGGTTTAAAATGCAAGTACGAATCCGAATGAGTTTGATTTATGTGGGCGTACTCGCTACCATTTTTGCTGTTTATTTTTCTGTCCAAGTCTTTGAAGAGACCATGGAAGAACAGCTTCAAAATTCTTTACGCCAAAATGCCCATTTGATTGAAGCCGCGTATAACCAGACTCCTACGAAGGAATTGAAAAAGTTCACGACGGATTCATTACGCATCACGTTGATTTCCAAAGAAGGGAATGTTCTATTTGAAAGTGATCGGGAATCCAGTAAGATGGAAAATCATCTGCGTCGACCCGAGGTGATTTCCGCGTTTGAAACTGGCTCCGGAAAGGGAATGCGTCATTCGGTGACTTTGGATGCGAACATCTATTATTATGCCTTGAAACTTTCTGATGGAAATATATTGCGCCTTGGTATGCGTCAGGCTAATATCCAGCGGGCGATTTCCAGGACCACTCCTTATTTACTTGGACTGATTGGCGTTATCATTGTTGTTTCTATACTCATCACGGTGGGACTCAGCAGAGCCTTCGTGCGGCCTATTAAGAAACTTTCTGAAAAATTGGATGATGCGGAAATTCTTGATGATGATTGCTTGTATAAAGAAATCGCTCCTTTTGTAAAGACCATTCGGAATAAAAATCGCGAGCTAGCCATTACCATTGAAAAGCTTCACGATGAGGAGCAGAAAACAGCCCGTCTAAAAGATGAGTTTACTGCCAATGCTGCTCATGAATTAAAAACTCCGCTTACGACAATTTCGGGCTATGCGGAAATGCTGGAAACCGGAATCGCCAAGCCGGAAGATACTGTTCGTTTTGCGGGTAAAATTCATAGCGAAGCAAAACGCATGCTTTCCATCACCAACGACATCATGACCCTTTCCAAATTGGATAAGCCTGGTGAACGTACAATCAATCTCAATGAATCTGTGGATTTGTGGAGTGTGGCCGATAACTGCATTAGTGTCCTTGCGCTTAATGCCAATAAAAAGAATATCATGCTTTCGTTGCAAGGCGACGCAGATTCAGAAATTAAAGGCAATGGAAACTTGATTTTTGAATTGATCTACAATCTGGTGGATAATGCCATCCGTTACACCAATGAAAACGGCAAGGTGGATGTGATCGTTTCCAAGAATTCCGTTTCTGTTATGGACAATGGTATAGGCATTCCTGAAGAATGCAAGAACCGTGTTTTTGAACGTTTCTTCCGTGTGGACAAAAGCCACTCCCGCGAAACTGGCGGAACGGGCCTCGGCCTTGCCATCGTAAAGCATGTGGCCGAAGTTCATCACGCAAAAATAGAGATGAAATCTATTGTTGGCGTGGGAACGGAAATCAAGGTTGAATTTTAGAACTACGAGAAAATTCCGTGCATAAACTGATGACAGGTGTCGTAAACGTCCCTGTCATTTAGTTTTATAAGGCCGCTGAAATAGGCCTGGATGCTGGCGTTGATGATGCCGAGGAATGTGTAGGCGTAACGCTGATGGCGACCCTTCATGTTGCCGTGATCTTTGCTTGCGGCAAGGAAAAGTTCTGAGAGCGCAGTCCACTGTTTTTCACAGAGGGGGAGGACTTCGTCGTGGATGTCACCTTCGGTAGGGGTGTTGCTCATGCACAAGAACCAGGCGTAAAATTCCGGGTCCTTCTTGGCGAATTCAAAATAGACGCGGGCAACGGATTCCAAGGTCTTGACCACATCGTGATTGTAATCGGCGGCGGTCTCGAAATCCTTCCAGAAAATTTCCAGATGGGTACTGAGGAGGGCGTTCAGAAGGCCCCGCTTGTTTCCGAAGTAATGGTACAGCGTGGGCTTGCCTACACCTGCGGCGTCGGCGATTTTTTGCACGCCGGTAGCATCGTAGCCTTCCTTGCGG
This window contains:
- a CDS encoding ATP-binding protein; translation: MQVRIRMSLIYVGVLATIFAVYFSVQVFEETMEEQLQNSLRQNAHLIEAAYNQTPTKELKKFTTDSLRITLISKEGNVLFESDRESSKMENHLRRPEVISAFETGSGKGMRHSVTLDANIYYYALKLSDGNILRLGMRQANIQRAISRTTPYLLGLIGVIIVVSILITVGLSRAFVRPIKKLSEKLDDAEILDDDCLYKEIAPFVKTIRNKNRELAITIEKLHDEEQKTARLKDEFTANAAHELKTPLTTISGYAEMLETGIAKPEDTVRFAGKIHSEAKRMLSITNDIMTLSKLDKPGERTINLNESVDLWSVADNCISVLALNANKKNIMLSLQGDADSEIKGNGNLIFELIYNLVDNAIRYTNENGKVDVIVSKNSVSVMDNGIGIPEECKNRVFERFFRVDKSHSRETGGTGLGLAIVKHVAEVHHAKIEMKSIVGVGTEIKVEF
- a CDS encoding TetR/AcrR family transcriptional regulator; protein product: MTTKEVLLQQALILFRKEGYDATGVQKIADAAGVGKPTLYHYFGNKRGLLNALLSTHLEIFWKDFETAADYNHDVVKTLESVARVYFEFAKKDPEFYAWFLCMSNTPTEGDIHDEVLPLCEKQWTALSELFLAASKDHGNMKGRHQRYAYTFLGIINASIQAYFSGLIKLNDRDVYDTCHQFMHGIFS